From a single Arachis hypogaea cultivar Tifrunner chromosome 3, arahy.Tifrunner.gnm2.J5K5, whole genome shotgun sequence genomic region:
- the LOC112734736 gene encoding uncharacterized protein isoform X2 — protein MQLSFDAPPESPDVAANPNNEAEEENPELGALLSEQMRRHESFCEPNIKPDEINPITPEPLGENGDFAVHLHSPLTIEAKQLKLDSDSNGSPRTPKGSVFDPFAPGPDHLMRAPQEESLSDQEIFDSLCKDLMEVIVSNQTEVAYYCKTPPKLLPVFSASPGTCPRAPIKLKSGANPRNTNTEVGLCKKLEF, from the exons ATGCAGCTATCGTTTGATGCACCTCCTGAGTCCCCAGATGTTGCGGCAAACCCTAACAACGAAGCAGAGGAGGAGAACCCCGAACTCGg GGCTTTACTCTCGGAGCAGATGAGAAGACACGAGTCCTTCTGCGAACCCAATATAAAACCG GATGAGATTAATCCTATCACTCCTGAGCCTCTTGGAGAGAATGGAGACTTTGCCGTTCACCTTCATTCTCCCCTTACCATAGAAGCGAAACAACTCAAACTGGACTCTGATTCAAATGGTAGCCCTCGAACACCTAAAGGCAGTGTTTTTGACCCCTTTGCACCTGGTCCTGATCATTTGATGCGTGCGCCACAGG AAGAATCTCTTTCGGATCAAGAGATCTTTGACTCTTTATGCAAGGATCTTATGGAGGTCATTGTTTCAAATCAGACTGAGGTTGCTTATTATTGTAAGACGCCTCCTAAGCTTTTGCCGGTATTCAGTGCCAGCCCTGGTACTTGTCCTCGTGCACCTATCAAATTGAAATCAGGAGCCAATCCAAGGAATACGAATACTGAGGTGGGCTTATGCAAGAAGCTTGAGTTCTGA
- the LOC112734736 gene encoding uncharacterized protein isoform X1, with the protein MQLSFDAPPESPDVAANPNNEAEEENPELGALLSEQMRRHESFCEPNIKPDEINPITPEPLGENGDFAVHLHSPLTIEAKQLKLDSDSNGSPRTPKGSVFDPFAPGPDHLMRAPQGKKYLELNIGVSRRLDFPHSHSLDASYDEEESLSDQEIFDSLCKDLMEVIVSNQTEVAYYCKTPPKLLPVFSASPGTCPRAPIKLKSGANPRNTNTEVGLCKKLEF; encoded by the exons ATGCAGCTATCGTTTGATGCACCTCCTGAGTCCCCAGATGTTGCGGCAAACCCTAACAACGAAGCAGAGGAGGAGAACCCCGAACTCGg GGCTTTACTCTCGGAGCAGATGAGAAGACACGAGTCCTTCTGCGAACCCAATATAAAACCG GATGAGATTAATCCTATCACTCCTGAGCCTCTTGGAGAGAATGGAGACTTTGCCGTTCACCTTCATTCTCCCCTTACCATAGAAGCGAAACAACTCAAACTGGACTCTGATTCAAATGGTAGCCCTCGAACACCTAAAGGCAGTGTTTTTGACCCCTTTGCACCTGGTCCTGATCATTTGATGCGTGCGCCACAGGGTAAAAAATATCTTGAATTAAATATCGGTGTTTCTAGGCGACTTGATTTTCCTCACTCTCACTCTCTTGATGCTTCCTATGATGAAGAAGAATCTCTTTCGGATCAAGAGATCTTTGACTCTTTATGCAAGGATCTTATGGAGGTCATTGTTTCAAATCAGACTGAGGTTGCTTATTATTGTAAGACGCCTCCTAAGCTTTTGCCGGTATTCAGTGCCAGCCCTGGTACTTGTCCTCGTGCACCTATCAAATTGAAATCAGGAGCCAATCCAAGGAATACGAATACTGAGGTGGGCTTATGCAAGAAGCTTGAGTTCTGA
- the LOC112734737 gene encoding uncharacterized protein translates to MKWRCALFECCFACTTSDGSTEFDIKSQLPNLGYTALASACHHFHPSKNLGTRAYRKVYHGILEDFREVAIQRLSASEFQFIEKHVEGCRSRILSLLPHKNVVSVYGYSSNGKEFLLAHEYVPNGALHNHLHGQGSKRLTLPWDTRLDIAIDVANALAYLHSNGILHSQVTSHNILLDENLGAKVKNCLGSWQLARGPSGFVSHKVDTIHGRIGYLDPALLPMVEFCLNFKNDVYSFGVVLCELLSSKPSYKKSENLLNMELATFIISRIENNALEEILDPSLGFESDPAVKQMLTSVAVLAYQCLIYDVSLRPSMAQVLEGLKGIREQRRDLNLTADFKFETLTLAFFWDYMKSQFQIFSYDVLAKATNHFENYVGKGGFGTVYYGKLPQGYEVAIKRFHEKKEKTRKQFTTEVEILSLMRHQNLVSLYGRSSDDSDELLLVYEYVSNGSLSTYLHRNSGNKLPWATRLNIAIETASALAYLHHSGIIHRDVKPSNILLDKNLSAKVADFGLARFLPLGDLDFVTHVSTAPVGTPAYIDPEYFEFNKVSDKSDVYSYGMVLFQLISSMPSTVSQGPQLFTLANFAMGKILNNELEELVDPSLGFHSDNSVMETITAVAELAFQCVQHPKEFRPSMKQVLETLEGIKQGSWGFNQIT, encoded by the exons ATGAAGTGGAGGTGTGCCCTTTTTGAGTGCTGCTTTGCGTGCACTACTTCTGATGGATCGACCGAGTTTGATATTAAGTCACAGTTACCAAACTTGGGTTATACTGCACTTGCCAGTGCctgtcatcattttcatccatCCAAGAATCTTGGAACTAGAGCATATCGCAAGGTGTATCATG GTATACTAGAAGATTTTCGTGAAGTTGCAATCCAACGCTTATCGGCAAGTGAATTCCAATTCATTGAAAAGCATGTAGAAGGCTGCAGAAGCAGAATCTTAAGTCTTTTGCCGCATAAAAATGTGGTGTCTGTGTATGGGTACAGTTCTAACGGGAAAGAATTCCTGCTAGCACATGAGTACGTTCCAAATGGTGCTCTTCATAATCATCTTCATGGCCAAGGATCAAAGCGTCTCACGTTGCCATGGGATACCCGATTGGATATTGCTATTGATGTTGCCAATGCATTGGCATATCTTCACTCTAATGGCATCCTCCACAGCCAGGTAACATCCCACAATATTCTTCTGGACGAAAACTTAGGTGCAAAAGTTAAGAACTGTCTTGGATCATGGCAACTTGCCAGAGGCCCTTCTGGTTTTGTTTCACATAAAGTCGATACAATCCATGGGAGAATTGGTTATCTGGATCCAGCATTACTACCCATGGTAGAATTTTGTCTTAACTTCAAGAATGACGTATATAGTTTTGGGGTGGTGTTGTGTGAGCTTTTATCATCCAAGCCCTCGTACAAGAAGAGCGAAAACTTGCTAAACATGGAGCTTGCTACTTTCATAATCAGTAGAATTGAAAACAATGCGCTGGAGGAGATATTGGATCCAAGCCTTGGGTTTGAATCAGACCCTGCTGTAAAGCAGATGCTAACTTCTGTGGCAGTGCTAGCATATCAGTGCTTGATTTATGATGTGTCTCTAAGGCCATCCATGGCACAGGTGCTTGAGGGTTTGAAGGGCATCAGAGAACAGAGAAGGGACTTAAATTTGACTGCAG ATTTCAAGTTCGAAACTCTGACATTGGCGTTTTTCTGGGATTACATGAAGTCACAATTCCAAATCTTTTCTTATGATGTGCTTGCAAAAGCAACTAACCATTTTGAGAATTATGTTGGGAAAGGAGGCTTTGGGACTGTTTACTATG GGAAGCTCCCACAAGGATATGAGGTAGCAATCAAACGTTTCCATGAAAAGAAGGAGAAGACAAGAAAGCAATTCACGACAGAAGTTGAGATCCTAAGTCTGATGCGCCATCAGAATCTGGTCTCGCTGTATGGCCGCAGTTCTGATGACAGTGATGAACTCCTGTTAGTTTACGAGTATGTCTCCAACGGTTCTCTATCGACCTATCTCCATAGAAATTCTGGAAACAAACTACCATGGGCTACCAGATTAAATATTGCCATTGAGACTGCTTCTGCACTAGCCTATCTTCACCATTCTGGTATAATTCACCGCGATGTCAAACCCAGCAACATTCTCTTGGACAAGAATCTAAGTGCCAAAGTTGCAGATTTCGGCCTGGCGCGGTTTCTTCCACTTGGGGATCTTGATTTTGTTACTCATGTTTCTACTGCTCCAGTAGGAACCCCTGCTTATATAGATCCTGAGTACTTTGAATTCAATAAGGTGAGTGATAAAAGCGACGTATATAGCTATGGCATGGTTTTGTTTCAGCTCATATCATCCATGCCTTCCACTGTAAGTCAGGGGCCGCAGCTTTTTACTTTGGCTAACTTTGCAATGGGAAAGATCTTGAACAATGAGTTGGAAGAGCTTGTGGATCCAAGTCTTGGTTTCCACTCGGACAATAGTGTTATGGAAACTATAACTGCAGTGGCAGAGTTGGCATTTCAGTGTGTGCAGCATCCTAAAGAATTCAGGCCATCAATGAAGCAGGTCTTAGAGACTTTGGAGGGCATAAAGCAAGGCTCTTGGGGGTTCAACCAGATAACATAA